A section of the Pseudomonas tritici genome encodes:
- the rpsF gene encoding 30S ribosomal protein S6, with protein MRHYEIIFLVHPDQSEQVGGMVERYTKLIEEDGGKIHRLEDWGRRQLAYAINNVHKAHYVMLNVECTGKALAELEDNFRYNDAVIRNLVIRREEAVTGQSEMLKAEENRSERRERRDRPEHEGADSADSDDSDNSDNADE; from the coding sequence ATGCGTCATTACGAAATCATCTTTTTGGTCCACCCGGATCAAAGCGAGCAAGTCGGCGGCATGGTAGAGCGTTACACCAAGCTGATCGAAGAAGACGGCGGCAAAATCCACCGTCTGGAAGATTGGGGCCGTCGTCAACTGGCCTACGCAATCAACAATGTTCACAAGGCTCACTACGTGATGCTGAACGTTGAGTGCACTGGCAAGGCCCTGGCCGAGCTGGAAGACAACTTCCGCTACAACGATGCAGTGATCCGTAACCTGGTCATCCGTCGCGAAGAAGCCGTTACCGGCCAATCCGAGATGCTCAAGGCTGAAGAAAACCGCAGTGAGCGCCGTGAGCGTCGCGACCGTCCTGAGCACGAAGGCGCTGATAGCGCTGATAGTGATGACAGCGACAACAGCGATAACGCTGACGAGTAA
- the rpsR gene encoding 30S ribosomal protein S18, protein MARFFRRRKFCRFTAEDVKEIDYKDLNTLKAYVSETGKIVPSRITGTKARYQRQLATAIKRARFLALLAYTDSHGR, encoded by the coding sequence ATGGCACGTTTCTTCCGTCGTCGTAAATTCTGCCGCTTCACCGCTGAAGACGTGAAAGAGATCGATTACAAAGATCTCAACACTCTGAAAGCCTACGTATCCGAGACCGGCAAAATCGTTCCAAGCCGTATCACCGGTACCAAAGCACGTTATCAGCGTCAGCTGGCCACCGCTATCAAGCGCGCCCGCTTCCTGGCCCTGCTGGCCTACACCGACAGCCACGGCCGCTGA